A stretch of the Cottoperca gobio chromosome 2, fCotGob3.1, whole genome shotgun sequence genome encodes the following:
- the LOC115020929 gene encoding LOW QUALITY PROTEIN: zinc finger BED domain-containing protein 1-like (The sequence of the model RefSeq protein was modified relative to this genomic sequence to represent the inferred CDS: deleted 1 base in 1 codon) has translation MEGKNSGPSCSGLNLVAHPRAKSKVWKYFGFDTDADGCILHWKRIYCRVCMSQIAYSGNTSNLSYHLEKNHPVEFSEFVKSNTDQMREAFATAFSRIKTEPSGLHVQQQSQDTNLRQSLHYENRRHNDLTIAVINFICEGLYPVSVVEEPTFKTLMSTVDPGFSPPSKSDLAVKMLPQMYCRTRDMVFNELAGVVNCGVTTDLWQSQTQNRTYISLSMHSVNYNSTTGFSMTNKCLKTFEVQEDNIAENITRAMYEAFVEWGITHKVSGATTNGSVDIVKACSLLELSVEMPCLGHTVNRAMDEALQLPRVDSFLGCCRKLVDHFREPAIYLLREKQKQHGLAQCALITDRGRSWLATLAMLQRLKEQQVAVTATLIESSNSHHFSFDGPNWTFLECLIEVLQPFKVVANMFTSCRYPTISMVRPVLHMLLNTTLKVNEGDLKEISMTKEVLAKVLSSTYSQNTQLSQEISTFLNIATFLDPRYKKLPFLSTQERSKVESNIIEEAKAFLEKQIAERPCHEDFSLVSEEPPSKKQTPLRESASSATQDNPLAAIFCQSNADQSQEELHAQVVEELSNYKSQRVLGLNEDPLLWWSSHALLFPTLPKVLQKYWCVPATSVPCHRLLSSSGTVLCGKRNRIAPALVDQQVFLYENSRSYYEPEPCEEDLDNVWEGNCSLGQPLE, from the exons ATGGAGGGTAAAAATTCAGGACCTTCATGCTCTGGCCTCAATCTGGTCGCACACCCACGGGCAAAAAGCAAAGTCTGGAAATACTTTGGCTTTGATACGGATGCAGATGGCTGCATATTGCACTGGAAACGGATATACTGT CGCGTATGCATGAGTCAAATAGCTTACTCTGGAAACACGTCTAATCTTTCGTACCACCTCGAAAAGAACCACCCAGTAGAGTTCAGCGAGTTCGTGAAGAGCAACACTGATCAGATGCGCGAGGCGTTTGCCACAGCGTTCTCTAGGATAAAGACCGAGCCTTCAGGTCTACATGTTCAGCAACAATCCCAGGACACAAACTTAAGGCAGAGCTTACACTATGAAAACAGACGACACAATGATCTGACTATAGCTGTCATCAACTTCATCTGTGAGGGGCTGTACCCTGTATCTGTAGTTGAAGAGCCGACTTTCAAAACCTTAATGAGTACCGTCGATCCTGGATTCTCTCCCCCAAGCAAAAGCGACCTGGCAGTTAAGATGCTACCTCAGATGTACTGCCGAACCCGGGACATGGTCTTCAATGAGCTTGCTGGGGTTGTCAACTGTGGCGTTACCACAGACCTTTGGCAAAGCCAAACCCAGAACAGGACATATATTTCCCTCTCAATGCATTCAGTTAATTACAACAGTACAACTGGCTTCTCTATGACCAACAAGTGCCTTAAAACGTTTGAAGTACAAGAGGACAACATCGCTGAGAATATCACCAGAGCGATGTATGAAGCATTTGTTGAATGGGGGATAACTCATAAAGTCAGCGGGGCCACCACGAATGGTTCAGTGGACATTGTCAAAGCATGCTCGCTCCTGGAACTGTCGGTGGAAATGCCATGCCTCGGACATACCGTCAATCGCGCGATGGACGAAGCGCTCCAGCTGCCGCGAGTAGACAGCTTTTTGGGATGTTGCCGCAAACTTGTCGATCATTTCAGAGAACCGGCGATCTATCTGTTAAGGGAAAAGCAGAAGCAGCACGGCCTCGCTCAATGCGCGCTCATCACAGACAGGGGCAGGTCTTGGTTGGCCACGTTGGCAATGTTACAAAGACTGAAAGAGCAACAGGTTGCTGTAACTGCAACACTTATAGAGAGTTCCAACAGCCATCATTTCAGCTTTGATGGCCCCAACTGGACGTTTTTAGAGTGCTTGATTGAAGTCCTCCAGCCTTTTAAAGTTGTGGCGAACATGTTCACTTCTTGCAGGTACCCAACCATTAGCATGGTTAGGCCTGTGCTTCATATGTTGTTGAACACTACCCTCAAGGTCAATGAAGGGGACCTCAAAGAGATCAGCATGACCAAAGAAGTCCTTGCAAAGGTCCTATCAAGCACttattcacaaaacacacaactatCGCAAGAAATTTCAACGTTCCTCAACATTGCGACCTTCCTGGATCCTCGTTACAAGAAGTTGCCTTTCCTGTCCACTCAGGAGCGCTCCAAAGTTGAGAGTAACATCATAGAGGAGGCAAAAGCATTTCTGGAGAAGCAGATTGCAGAGCGACCATGCCACGAAGATTTCTCCTTGGTATCCGAAGAGCCACCTAGCAAGAAGCAGACGCCTCTAAGAGAGTCCGCTAGCAGTGCAACCCAAGACAACCCTTTGGCTGCCATATTTTGCCAGTCTAATGCTGACCAGAGCCAGGAGGAGCTGCATGCACAGGTGGTAGAGGAGCTGAGCAACTACAAATCACAAAGAGTCCTGGGTCTGAATGAAGACCCTTTGCTGTGGTGGTCGAGTCATGCACTCTTGTTCCCGACCCTCCCCAAGGTGCTTCAAAAGTACTGGTGTGTTCCCGCCACAAGTGTTCCTTGTCACAGGCTGTTGAGCTCCTCTGGGACTGTTCTGTGTGGGAAAAGGAACCGCATAGCTCCAGCTTTAGTAGATCAGCAGGTCTTCTTGTATGAGAACTCGCGCAGCTATTATGAGCCGGAACCCTGTGAAGAGGATTTGGACAATGTTTGGGAGGGAAATTGTAGTCTGGGTCAGCCACTTGAATGA